In the Leptospira terpstrae serovar Hualin str. LT 11-33 = ATCC 700639 genome, CAAAATTCTAATTTTGTAAGTTTTTTGATAAAGAGAACAAAATTCTCCCGTTCCTTGGAATCTATAGCAATCCGTAAGAGACGGTAGACTAGATAAAAACTAAGGCCAACACTGAAACTAAAAAATAAGGAATGTTCAATGTTTGTATACAAACTTAACAGATTTCCATAGAGATAAACCAAAAACACAAAGCCCGTTGTCCATAATGTTACGGCAAAGAAACTGGTATAGAGAAAAGGTAAAAACGGAAATTTAAAAAAACCACTGCAAAAATAAAGAGGAAGCCTTGTCCCTGGTAAAAATCGAGAAAGAAAAATCGACTTTCTGTAGTGGAATTTCCAACGAGTGAGGGCTTCCGAAGATTCCCATTTTTTCTGAAGTTGGAGAAGGAAATTCCATTTCACCAATCCTCGCCTAACAAGAAGTCCGGCTAAGTATAATAAACAATCACCTACAAAAATTCCAAGTCCTGTGATTAAAATGGCTAAGTGTAAGGACAGTTTTCCTTCTTTGGCAAGAATTCCTGCGGTGATACAAGTTAGGTCTTCTGAAACAAAGGTAGAGAAAAAAATCGAAAGGATTGTCACAGAAGGAATCTGAAAGATATATATTACTTAGGTCAATGGAAAACTATTTTTTTTAAGGTTTTCCAATCTAAGGATTTTGTGAATTTGTCCCGTATGCCCAAAATTTTGATTCTGCTTGTCCATCCCGCACTTGAGAAGTCGAAAGCCAATCAAATGCTTTTGGATTCCATCCCGAATTCGGAAAATATCACCTTACACGATTTATACGAAGAATACCCCAACTTTTCTATCAATGTAAAGACAGAACAAAACCTAATTGCAGACCACCAAATCATTTTATTCCAACATCCTTTGTATTGGTACAGTTGCCCTCCACTCATGAAATTATGGATAGACTTGGTGTTGGAAGATGGTTGGGCTTATGGTCCAGGGGGAAACCAATTGAAAGGTAAAAAATGGATCCAAGTCATTACCACCGGTGGGTCAAAAGATGCTTATTCGAAAGATGGATTTCATGGATATGAGACTGAGGATTTTCTTCTTCCTTTTCGTAGAACAGCAGAACTCTGCGGTATGGATTTTCTAAAACCATTTTTGGTCCAAGGTACTTTTCAATTGAATGAACTGGACTTACAAAAAGAATCCAATCGTTATTCTAAATTTATCAATCAATTGTTAGGTGGTATTTATGAATGAACTTAGTTTTTTTATTCAAGCTCTGATTTATCTTTCAAGTGCCATCATAATTGTTCCCATAGCAAACCGTCTTGGTCTTGGATCGGTACTTGGATATTTAATAGCAGGAATTGTCATCGGTCCTTTTGTTTTTGGGTTTGTGGGTACAGAAGGCAAAGATATGTTACACTTTGCCGAATTTGGTGTGGTGATGATGTTATTTGCCATAGGATTAGAGTTGGAGTTGGATCTTCTATGGCGGCTTAAATTTTGGTTACTTGGCCTTGGCGGATTACAAATCATTCTTACCACTGTGATTACTGCAGCCTTTGCATTTGGTTTCGGTTTTTCATGGAAACCGGCTCTTGCACTTGGTCTTATCCTTTCCTTATCTTCCACAGCCATTGTTTTACAAACTTTGAAAGAAAAAGGCCTTATGAAATCAGTTTCCGGCCAAGCCTCTTTCTCTGTTCTTTTATTCCAAGATATGGCTGTGATTCCGATTCTAGCCATCTTTCCTATGTTAAGCGAAACAGATGTGACAACTTCCTCCCATGGACATTCTCTCATAGAACATTTGCCTGGTTATGCAAAAACTTTGGTGGTACTTTCCGTTGTCGTGGGAATCATTCTTGTCGGTAAGTATTTACTCAGTCCTTTCTTTCGGTTGCTTGCAAAATCGGGGAATCGGGAAATTTTTACTGGTGCCAGTTTGTTACTGGTGATTGCCATCTCCGTACTTATGGGTGCTGTAGGAGTGTCTGCAGCCCTTGGTACTTTTCTTGGAGGAGTGGTACTTGCAAGTAGTGAGTTTCGTCATGAGTTAGAAAGTAATATAGAACCTTTTAAAGGTTTATTGTTAGGATTGTTTTTTTTAAGTGTGGGTGCCTCGATGGATCTTCCTGTCGTGATGCAAAGTCCTTCTAAAATTTTAGGAATTGTATTTGGAATTATTTTTATCAAAGCCCTGGTTCTTTTTTTACTTGGGCTTGTATTTCGACTTCCTCTAGACCAAAATCTTTATTTTTCCTTAGCACTTTCTCAAGTGGGAGAGTTTTCTTTTGTGTTGTTCGGATATTCGGAAGGTCTGGGGTTATTCCAAGAAGAGACCATTATCATTTTGGTGGCCTGTGTTGCCGTCAGTATGGCTCTCACTCCTGTATTACTTCTGTTATATGAAAAAACGATATTTGGATTTTTGGAATCCAAGATTCCTAAAAAACAAACGGAACAAAACATCCATAAACAAGAAAACCCTGTCATCATTTGTGGGTTTGGTCGTTTTGGAAACATGCTCGGTCGATTCCTTCGTTCCAATGCCATTGGAATTACCATTTTAGATTTTGATGCGGACCGGGTAGAGATGCTTGGTCGGTTTGGGTTTAAGGTATATTTTGGAGACGCAACAAGACTCGAATTATTGGAAGCTGCGGGCCTTGAACATGCAAAAGTCCTTGTCGCAGCTTTGGACAATCCTGAGAAACAAGCGGAACTCATCAGAAACGTAAGCCAACACTATCCCAATATCAAAATTGTGGCAAGAGCAGGGGATAGAGAAGGGGCCTATGACTTAAAGGAAATGGGAGTTCAGTACATCTATCGAGAAACGAGAGAAACCGCTGTCCTTATGGGAAAAGATGTATTGAGACTTTTAGGATCCAGAGCTCATACGGCAGAAAAGGCAAAGAACTTATTTCTAAAACACGATGATGATACCTTTCATGAACTTTTTGATTTAAGAAGGGACCGAGTTCAGTACATGAGTCTTGCCAAACAGAGAAATGCGGAACTCGAAAGATTGATGTTAGTTGATTTAGGAAAGGAAGAGGAATTGGAAAGAGATCCCTGGAGTGAGATGGAAAGATGAAATTTTGGAATTAAGCGAGTAGTGAAAGTAGAAACTCTATTCCCGAATGGTCTTCTTTTTTCTTTCGAGAATAGAGTTTTTTAGAGGGTTTAACTTTGGTTGGTTTCATAGAAAAAATCATTCTAGAAGCCAGTTTGATTTGGGAGACTTGTTTTTCTTTTCCTTTTGTCTTCATAGTTTTTAGACTAACAAAAACAAAAGGACAGAATCAATCTTTATTTTTTAGAATCGAGGATTTGGTTCCACTCATCCAAAAATGGTTTTGCCACTGCGAAAACCGAGGTTGTATCCCCTTCGATCACGATCGATTCCAAGACGTCCCCTTGGCGGATGGCATTTACCACTTCTTGGTCTGAATCGTCGACCACAGCACCAAAAACAGCATGTTTTCCATCGAGCCATGGAGTCGGAACATGGGTGATAAAAAATTGACTTCCATTGGTTCCAGGTCCTGCATTTGCCATAGAAAGAATCCCTGGTTTGTTGTGTTTTAAACTAGAATCAAACTCATCTCGGAATTTATAACCGGGTCCACCAGTTCCTGTTCCTAGGGGACAACCACCTTGTACCATAAAGTCAGCAATGACTCGGTGGAATTTAAGTCCGTTGTAAAAATTCCTTTGTGCTAGGTTTACAAAATTGGCTACAGTGTTTGGTGTTTTGTCCGGAAACAAATCGATGCGAATTTCGCCTTTGTTTGTTTTAATAATTGCTCTAAGTGCGCTCATTCCAGTATCACAATTCTCCCAATTCCCCTGGCAAGTCGAAAAAAGGTTTGAGTTCCCAATCCATACCGATACACTCTAAGTCTGTTTTGGAAGGAGATTCTGTCATGAAACAGTTCGTATTCGTTTTACTTGTACTGGTAACTATCCCCCTGGTTTCGGAATCTTCCAAAAAGAAAAAAGTTCAATCGAAACCTGTTCCGATTGAAAACAAACTCATTGACTACGGAGAGTTTAAACGAATTGTGAATCGTTCCGAAGGGGAAAGGGAAACCCACCGGCTAACAGAGGATCAGTTTTTGAAGTTGATGAACGAAGATGGTGTTGTTTTACTCGATGCAAGAAGTGAAAACAGATTCCATCTTTTGCATATTCAGGGAGCAAAGAACCTTCCGTTTACAGAATTTACGAAAGAATCTTTGGCAGAGATCATTCCTGAAAAAAAATCCAAAATTCTAATTTACTGTAATAATAACTTTGAAGGAAACCAGGAAGCCTTTGCTGCAAAAAGTCCCGCAGCTTCTCTCAATCTCTCTACCTACAATTCTTTAAAAGCCTATGGGTATGAATCCATCTACGAACTGGGGCCACTTTTGGATGTCAAAAAAACCGTTTTACCATTGGTGACGGATTCAAAGGCACCATGATTTGGATTGACCTGAGATAGGAACCAATTCTTCTAGAAATAAATTATGATCCAGGGTGAGGTTCTATCTGATATCATCGAAGCGGTTTCCAATACTTTTGGAACCGAATTTTTGGATAGGCTCACACTAAAATTAGCATCTACCATCCAAGCGGATTATACCTTCATTGCCATCTTTGATAAGGAAAAATTTGAATCAAAGACTATCTCTCTTGTGGCTAATGGTGTGATAGCAGAGAACATGGCTTATTCCTTAAAAGATACACCATGTGCAGAGGTGTTTGATAATTCCGTTTGTTATTATCCTGCGGAAGTACAAAAATTCTTTCCCTACGACCAACTTCTCATTGAGATGAAGATCGAAGGTTATATTGGTTCTCCCTTACTCAATTCTAAAAAAGAAGTAATTGGTTTGATTGTGGGTCTTTTTGAATCAGAAATTCGTAACAGAGACCAAATCCTCACCTTATTCCAAATTTTTTCAGGTAGGATTGCAGCGGAATTGGAAAGGTCTGAATATGAAACACGTTTGGAACAAAACAATCATGCGCTGGAATCGCTTGTAGAAGAGAGAACTAGTGAACTGAAACAAACGTTAGATGAGCTAAAGGAAAGGCAAAACCAACTCATCGAATCAGAAAAAATGGCAAGCCTTGGTTTACTATCCGCAGGTATTGCGCACGAAATCAACAATCCTTTGAATTTTATATTAGGTGGTTACTTTGGTGTCCGTGGAATTTTGGAAGGTTCTTCGCTTGAATCGGAAAAAACCAAAATGTATTTAGAAGCTATCAAAGAAGGGGTAGAACGGACTTCGAAAATTGTAAAAGGACTCAATCAGTTCACTCGCAGCGGGGATTC is a window encoding:
- a CDS encoding NAD(P)H-dependent oxidoreductase is translated as MPKILILLVHPALEKSKANQMLLDSIPNSENITLHDLYEEYPNFSINVKTEQNLIADHQIILFQHPLYWYSCPPLMKLWIDLVLEDGWAYGPGGNQLKGKKWIQVITTGGSKDAYSKDGFHGYETEDFLLPFRRTAELCGMDFLKPFLVQGTFQLNELDLQKESNRYSKFINQLLGGIYE
- a CDS encoding monovalent cation:proton antiporter-2 (CPA2) family protein, translated to MNELSFFIQALIYLSSAIIIVPIANRLGLGSVLGYLIAGIVIGPFVFGFVGTEGKDMLHFAEFGVVMMLFAIGLELELDLLWRLKFWLLGLGGLQIILTTVITAAFAFGFGFSWKPALALGLILSLSSTAIVLQTLKEKGLMKSVSGQASFSVLLFQDMAVIPILAIFPMLSETDVTTSSHGHSLIEHLPGYAKTLVVLSVVVGIILVGKYLLSPFFRLLAKSGNREIFTGASLLLVIAISVLMGAVGVSAALGTFLGGVVLASSEFRHELESNIEPFKGLLLGLFFLSVGASMDLPVVMQSPSKILGIVFGIIFIKALVLFLLGLVFRLPLDQNLYFSLALSQVGEFSFVLFGYSEGLGLFQEETIIILVACVAVSMALTPVLLLLYEKTIFGFLESKIPKKQTEQNIHKQENPVIICGFGRFGNMLGRFLRSNAIGITILDFDADRVEMLGRFGFKVYFGDATRLELLEAAGLEHAKVLVAALDNPEKQAELIRNVSQHYPNIKIVARAGDREGAYDLKEMGVQYIYRETRETAVLMGKDVLRLLGSRAHTAEKAKNLFLKHDDDTFHELFDLRRDRVQYMSLAKQRNAELERLMLVDLGKEEELERDPWSEMER
- a CDS encoding peptidylprolyl isomerase, coding for MSALRAIIKTNKGEIRIDLFPDKTPNTVANFVNLAQRNFYNGLKFHRVIADFMVQGGCPLGTGTGGPGYKFRDEFDSSLKHNKPGILSMANAGPGTNGSQFFITHVPTPWLDGKHAVFGAVVDDSDQEVVNAIRQGDVLESIVIEGDTTSVFAVAKPFLDEWNQILDSKK
- a CDS encoding rhodanese-like domain-containing protein — encoded protein: MKQFVFVLLVLVTIPLVSESSKKKKVQSKPVPIENKLIDYGEFKRIVNRSEGERETHRLTEDQFLKLMNEDGVVLLDARSENRFHLLHIQGAKNLPFTEFTKESLAEIIPEKKSKILIYCNNNFEGNQEAFAAKSPAASLNLSTYNSLKAYGYESIYELGPLLDVKKTVLPLVTDSKAP
- a CDS encoding sensor histidine kinase, which translates into the protein MIQGEVLSDIIEAVSNTFGTEFLDRLTLKLASTIQADYTFIAIFDKEKFESKTISLVANGVIAENMAYSLKDTPCAEVFDNSVCYYPAEVQKFFPYDQLLIEMKIEGYIGSPLLNSKKEVIGLIVGLFESEIRNRDQILTLFQIFSGRIAAELERSEYETRLEQNNHALESLVEERTSELKQTLDELKERQNQLIESEKMASLGLLSAGIAHEINNPLNFILGGYFGVRGILEGSSLESEKTKMYLEAIKEGVERTSKIVKGLNQFTRSGDSVEERFDLHDILENCLVMLTHSLRDRISVESNLHSHPLVVKGNSGKIHQVFLNILTNAIQAMEGRSGTLGVKSYRDSEYSIIQISDTGVGIKEEDQNKIRNPFFTTKDPGKGVGLGLPIAYKIIQDHKGSIEMESEWGKGTVVRIKLPLQV